The Lates calcarifer isolate ASB-BC8 linkage group LG6, TLL_Latcal_v3, whole genome shotgun sequence genome includes a region encoding these proteins:
- the LOC127142582 gene encoding uncharacterized protein LOC127142582, which produces MSQTLLFIKLLLVHHTAQSLTETQAHCNDNVSLKCADDIDSMDFLSVTWYKITDEKKRGIIRRGKGDSQTQNYTFPREAKFGSGGTYSLVLFSVKPGDSGTYECAISADIGGRNQNHEVKLLVHECVTRAELTTATAVLNSTLSTLPCQQQAEDLPVVWSVVGYVAIGLVKIFLCVISILVIRIRSSKRRLRRW; this is translated from the exons ATGTCACAGACACTGCTCTTCATTAAG CTGCTGTTGGTGCATCACACAGCCCAGAGTCTGACAGAAACCCAAGCACACTGCAATGACAATGTCTCACTGAAGTGTGCAGATGACATTGACAGCATGGATTTTCTCTCAGTGACATGGTACAAG ATCACAGATGAGAAAAAACGAGGCATTATCAGGAGAGGTAAAGGCGACAGCCAAACCCAGAACTACACATTCCCTCGTGAAGCCAAGTTTGGATCTGGAGGCACGTACAGTTTGGTGCTCTTCAGTGTGAAGCCTGGGGATTCAGGCACCTACGAGTGTGCCATCAGTGCAGATATAGGAGGTCGAAATCAGAATCACGAAGTCAAGCTACTGGTTCATG AGTGTGTGACCCGGGCTGAActgacaacagcaacagctgTGCTGAACTCGACTCTGTCCACACTGCCCTGTCAACAACAAGCCGAGGACCTGCCAGTTGTGTGGAGTGTTGTCGGCTACGTGGCCATCGGCCTCGTCAAAATCTTTTTATGCGTCATCAGCATCTTG GTTATTCGCATCAGGTCTTCAAAACGGCGGCTGCGCAGGTGGTGA
- the tcf15 gene encoding transcription factor 15, with protein MMTFAMLRPVATHLIYSDFTLMSEDDENRSESDGSSERSYSDSTEKRRRISHKLEGDSVVVMKQRSAANARERGRTQSVNTAFTALRTLIPTEPVDRKLSKIETLRLASSYISHLANVLLIGDGGADGQPCLGAVHVQGESGAKQPRTICTFCLSNQRKGIKDGKDCIKMRGLGPLRMRR; from the exons atgatgactTTTGCCATGCTGCGGCCCGTGGCGACGCACTTAATCTACTCAGACTTCACTCTCATGTCCGAGGACGATGAAAACCGAAGCGAAAGCGACGGCAGCTCGGAGCGAAGTTACAGCGACTCCACCGAAAAACGCAGGAGGATTTCGCACAAACTGGAAGGAGACTCCGTGGTGGTCATGAAACAGAGGAGCGCCGCTAACGCCCGAGAGAGAGGCAGGACCCAGAGCGTCAACACCGCGTTCACGGCTCTCCGGACTCTCATACCCACCGAGCCAGTGGACAGAAAGCTCTCCAAGATTGAAACTCTTCGCCTGGCGTCTAGCTACATTTCCCATCTGGCCAACGTGCTTCTCATTGGAGACGGCGGCGCTGATGGACAGCCGTGCCTCGGCGCGGTCCATGTGCAGGGAGAGAGCGGGGCGAAGCAGCCGCGGACCATCTGCACCTTCTGCCTGAGCAACCAGAGAAAAGGA ataaAGGATGGCAAAGACTGTATAAAAATGCGAGGACTGGGTCCACTGCGAATGCGACGCTGA